Proteins encoded in a region of the Sebastes fasciatus isolate fSebFas1 chromosome 9, fSebFas1.pri, whole genome shotgun sequence genome:
- the chchd1 gene encoding small ribosomal subunit protein mS37, which translates to MAAQGGILFQEKVNKLLSRHNGKPALKPNRPLALKDAVANRKLKKGEASCITEMSVLMACWKQNNFVDGLCSNEMNSFYTCVEKTQAAMKNKGEQTTHQGGRLHPKQATTLLKRFPNLRTEI; encoded by the exons ATGGCGGCTCAGGGAGGCATCCTGTTCCAGGAGAAGGTCAACAAGCTGCTCAGCAGACACAACGGAAAACCAGctctgaagcccaacaggcctCTGGCTCTGAAAGATGCGGTAGCGAACCGCAAACTGAAGAAAGGAG AGGCCTCCTGTATCACCGAGATGTCGGTCCTGATGGCCTGTTGGAAGCAGAACAACTTTGTGGACGGTCTGTGCTCTAACGAGATGAACTCCTTCTACACTTGTGTTGAGAAGACTCAG GCTGCTATGAAGAATAAAGGTGAACAGACCACCCACCAGGGAGGACGTCTGCACCCCAAACAAGCCACAACCCTGCTGAAGAGATTTCCCAACCTGCGCACTGAGATCTAG